The Ignavibacteriota bacterium genome has a window encoding:
- the trmD gene encoding tRNA (guanosine(37)-N1)-methyltransferase TrmD, giving the protein MRIDVVTGFPRLVEGPLQESMLKRARELGFAEIVVHDLRDATSDKHRTIDDAPFGGGAGMVLKPEPMFTCVERLQAERMYDEVIYLSADGEKLTQPLANALSLRHNILLLCGHYKGIDERIRERLVTREISIGDYVLTGGELPALVVIDAVVRLIPGVLHDGTSALNDSFQDPLLDAPQYTRPAVFRDMAVPDVLLSGDHAAIERWREEQRLRRTEQRRPDLLNEQ; this is encoded by the coding sequence ATACGGATCGACGTGGTGACCGGGTTCCCCCGACTCGTCGAAGGCCCGTTGCAGGAAAGCATGCTCAAGCGGGCGCGCGAACTCGGATTCGCGGAGATCGTGGTGCACGATCTGCGCGATGCGACGTCCGACAAGCACCGCACGATCGACGACGCTCCCTTCGGGGGCGGCGCCGGGATGGTGCTGAAGCCCGAACCGATGTTCACCTGCGTGGAGCGGTTGCAGGCGGAGCGGATGTATGATGAAGTGATCTATCTCTCGGCGGACGGTGAGAAGTTGACCCAGCCGCTGGCGAATGCGCTCTCGCTGCGCCACAACATTCTGTTGCTGTGCGGCCACTACAAAGGGATCGACGAGCGTATCCGCGAGCGGCTTGTGACACGGGAGATATCGATCGGCGATTATGTGCTCACGGGAGGCGAACTCCCGGCACTGGTGGTGATCGATGCTGTGGTCCGGCTCATCCCCGGCGTGCTCCACGATGGCACGTCGGCGTTGAACGACTCGTTCCAGGACCCGTTGCTCGATGCCCCGCAGTATACACGGCCCGCAGTGTTCCGGGACATGGCCGTACCCGATGTACTCCTTTCCGGCGACCATGCCGCGATCGAGCGGTGGCGGGAGGAACAGCGTTTGCGGCGCACGGAGCAGCGCCGCCCGGATCTGCTAAACGAACAGTGA
- a CDS encoding YjbH domain-containing protein codes for METRTAHMKLVATAFLLLTCFQNATAQGAAGSGGGLEPRFLVDVPTAGMLDKGTFALDVDFYQEGGVLFGMSAGILERLSFGISYGGMRLIGAESPVMNDIPGVNLRIRIIEENMAFPAIVIGFDSQGKDGYIKGQDRYRIKSPGLFAVASKNYLLLGYFSLHGGVNYSFERADGDRDINLFIGAEKTIGPIISVVAEYNFGLNDNSGSAIGKGRGYVNAGLKVSIGNGLTLGVNMKDIIKNGRDISVANRTVRLEYARAF; via the coding sequence GTGGAAACGCGCACCGCGCACATGAAGCTCGTGGCCACGGCGTTCCTGCTCCTCACGTGCTTCCAGAACGCCACAGCGCAGGGAGCCGCAGGGTCCGGCGGCGGGCTTGAGCCGCGCTTCCTTGTCGACGTGCCCACGGCGGGCATGCTGGACAAGGGGACCTTCGCGCTTGATGTCGACTTCTACCAGGAAGGCGGGGTCCTGTTCGGGATGAGTGCGGGGATCCTCGAGCGCCTCAGCTTCGGCATCTCGTACGGCGGCATGCGCCTCATCGGTGCGGAGTCGCCCGTCATGAATGACATACCCGGGGTCAATCTCCGGATCCGCATCATCGAAGAGAACATGGCATTCCCCGCGATCGTGATCGGGTTCGATTCGCAGGGGAAGGACGGCTACATCAAGGGACAGGACCGGTACCGCATCAAATCGCCCGGTCTGTTTGCCGTGGCCAGCAAGAACTATTTGTTGCTCGGGTACTTCAGCCTTCATGGCGGCGTGAACTACAGTTTTGAGAGAGCCGACGGCGACCGGGACATCAATCTGTTCATCGGCGCGGAGAAGACGATCGGTCCGATCATCTCCGTCGTTGCGGAGTACAACTTCGGCCTGAATGATAACAGTGGGAGTGCGATCGGGAAGGGGAGGGGATACGTCAATGCAGGGTTGAAGGTCTCGATCGGCAATGGGCTCACGCTCGGCGTGAATATGAAGGACATCATCAAGAACGGCCGCGACATTTCGGTTGCCAACCGGACGGTGCGTTTGGAATATGCCCGGGCGTTCTGA
- a CDS encoding penicillin acylase family protein has product MTRRLRILVGILVVTGILIVAFLIFARYELTASFPPASGSVGMPGLIDEVRVRRDAYGVPHIIATNEHDALYALGVVHAQDRLWQMDMQRRAAMGELSEVVGAPTIPFDKMFRIIGLRRTAERIEKQLPDDTRRKLQWYADGVNAWIHHQKGSYPVEFDILRYEPRDWTPLHSILVARLIAWELNLSWWTDVTYGALEEKLGADRVRDILPTYEYDPTAPTAPVVPAATSTGGTAALSYLHTAQEYRAFMGRPLAPGGSNAWAVAPSRSLTGAAILANDTHLHLTSPSQWYEVQYDIPGLLVCGMSIPGVPGVVTGRNDSIAWGVTNLMADDADFFIEEINDSAKTYRRGDAWVPLQFIEEEIPVRNDTAVTIQVRLTSHGPIVTDIATSLNRTRPRFTASMRWVGYEPDDQVGTFLRLNRARSWGEFTKALSTFSVPGQNFVYADVKGHIGYVCAARLPIRGRGRGLLPVPGWEPGSGWTGFVPFESLPRQLDPAEGFIASANNKIGADAAPSVIGDLWEPSSRIRRLRGVLGEPGAKFSVRAFEDLQNDTYSQYARDLAPMVEAAFADSVVGTAYAAKVGPYFRNWNHRFDRSDIATAIYQVFLNHLLRNIYLDEMGDDIFHDWCMLVNIPLRVTARLLRENTSPWFDDVRTAQSETRDMIVARSARETLEDLTARFGPATKEWRWEALHTVTLHHPFGMQKPLDRLFDIGPFPYPGGSTSMMSGEYSITEPYEVTVGASYRQIFDLGDRREYRSVLPSGESGQVLHRHYDDQTPLWLSGRYRIVRMDAAGDGVEELLLKPGKAD; this is encoded by the coding sequence ATGACACGGCGCCTGCGCATCCTCGTTGGCATCCTCGTTGTCACCGGTATCTTGATCGTCGCGTTCCTCATTTTCGCACGGTACGAACTCACAGCATCATTCCCGCCGGCCTCCGGCTCTGTTGGGATGCCGGGCCTCATCGATGAGGTCCGTGTCCGACGCGATGCCTACGGCGTCCCCCATATCATTGCCACGAACGAACACGATGCGTTGTACGCGCTGGGGGTCGTCCATGCACAGGACCGCCTCTGGCAGATGGATATGCAGCGGCGGGCCGCGATGGGAGAGCTGTCCGAGGTCGTCGGTGCCCCTACGATCCCCTTCGACAAGATGTTCCGGATCATCGGGCTCCGCAGGACGGCAGAGCGCATTGAGAAGCAACTTCCGGATGATACGCGCCGGAAGCTTCAATGGTACGCCGATGGTGTGAATGCATGGATCCATCACCAGAAGGGTTCGTATCCGGTGGAGTTCGACATCCTCCGGTATGAACCGCGGGATTGGACGCCCTTGCATTCGATCCTGGTGGCGAGGCTCATTGCGTGGGAACTCAATCTCTCATGGTGGACTGACGTTACGTATGGCGCTCTGGAAGAGAAGTTGGGTGCCGATCGTGTCCGGGACATCCTGCCGACATACGAATATGATCCGACGGCCCCGACGGCCCCGGTAGTACCGGCGGCCACCAGCACAGGGGGCACTGCCGCGCTCTCGTATCTTCATACCGCACAGGAGTACCGGGCATTCATGGGCAGGCCTCTGGCGCCCGGAGGCAGCAATGCGTGGGCCGTGGCACCTTCGCGCTCGCTCACCGGTGCCGCGATCCTTGCGAATGATACCCATCTCCATCTCACCTCACCTTCGCAGTGGTACGAAGTGCAGTACGATATCCCCGGCCTCCTGGTCTGCGGCATGTCCATTCCCGGAGTGCCCGGGGTCGTGACCGGGCGGAATGACTCCATTGCGTGGGGGGTGACCAACCTCATGGCCGATGATGCCGATTTCTTCATCGAGGAGATCAATGACTCGGCGAAGACCTACCGGCGCGGCGATGCATGGGTGCCCCTGCAGTTCATCGAAGAAGAGATACCCGTACGCAACGACACGGCCGTGACCATTCAGGTCCGGTTGACATCGCACGGACCCATCGTCACCGACATCGCCACGTCCCTGAACCGCACGCGGCCCCGCTTTACGGCCAGCATGCGTTGGGTGGGATACGAACCCGATGATCAGGTCGGGACCTTCCTGCGTTTGAACCGTGCCCGTTCATGGGGCGAGTTCACGAAAGCGCTGAGCACCTTCAGTGTGCCGGGACAGAATTTCGTGTATGCGGATGTCAAAGGGCACATCGGGTATGTGTGTGCCGCGCGGCTGCCGATCCGCGGGCGTGGACGCGGCCTGCTCCCTGTGCCGGGATGGGAACCGGGTTCTGGGTGGACCGGGTTCGTACCGTTCGAATCGTTGCCGCGCCAGCTGGATCCGGCGGAAGGCTTCATCGCCAGTGCGAACAACAAGATCGGTGCGGATGCCGCTCCCTCTGTGATCGGTGATCTCTGGGAGCCGTCGTCGCGCATACGGCGCCTGCGTGGGGTCCTCGGAGAACCGGGCGCGAAGTTCAGCGTCCGCGCATTCGAAGATCTTCAGAATGATACATACTCGCAGTATGCCCGCGACCTCGCGCCCATGGTGGAAGCAGCATTTGCGGACAGCGTTGTCGGCACTGCGTATGCGGCAAAGGTCGGGCCCTACTTCCGGAACTGGAACCATCGGTTCGACAGATCGGACATTGCGACGGCCATCTATCAGGTCTTCCTCAATCATTTGCTGCGCAACATCTATCTGGACGAGATGGGCGACGACATCTTCCATGACTGGTGCATGCTGGTGAACATTCCTCTGCGCGTGACCGCGCGGCTGCTCCGCGAGAACACGTCACCCTGGTTCGACGATGTGCGCACGGCGCAGTCCGAAACGCGCGACATGATCGTGGCGCGCAGCGCCCGTGAAACGCTCGAGGATCTTACGGCGCGTTTCGGGCCGGCAACGAAGGAATGGCGGTGGGAGGCGCTGCATACGGTGACACTGCACCATCCGTTCGGCATGCAGAAGCCATTGGACCGCCTCTTTGATATCGGCCCGTTCCCGTATCCGGGTGGATCGACGAGCATGATGAGCGGAGAGTACAGTATCACGGAACCGTACGAAGTGACCGTTGGAGCGTCCTATCGGCAGATCTTCGATCTTGGCGACCGGCGGGAGTACCGCTCGGTCCTGCCATCGGGGGAATCCGGCCAGGTGTTACACCGTCACTACGACGATCAGACCCCGCTCTGGCTGTCGGGGCGCTATCGCATCGTGCGGATGGATGCGGCCGGCGATGGGGTTGAGGAGCTGTTGCTCAAGCCTGGAAAGGCCGACTGA
- the recN gene encoding DNA repair protein RecN, with product MLKSLQIRNYALIEELSVPFSSGLVIITGETGAGKSIIVDALGLVLGERASSEAVRTGCDKAIVEGIFDVTGNARVTELLQANELDTSEEMIVRREVSARGQSRCFINDSPVTLALLKQAGEMLVDLHGQHEHQSLLRVDTHCGMVDDFGGLDGMVREYRESFHTLKAVAAEVQELRDREQQLREKRDFCLFQAQEIDAVSPQAGEEERLETDLRILENSEKLHTATADLHTALYEGDRSAHDLLVIARNQLHTLSAIDPQFADAARECASAAAIVNELAKFIQGYNARVEFAPDRLEELRDRLGRIAFLKKKYGGSIEAVIAHREAIGRDLELADNFDGVLQKMQKDLDAARAECALRAERLSVKRHEVGKKIDKAIVQELAKLGIAHARFTTHVDQAAIENGRGARAVLPDDAVLRGKTPVRLNARGYDDVEFYISTNAGEDEKPLTKVASGGEISRIMLALKSILARTDRLPVLIFDEIDVGVSGRIAQAVGASMKSLAGFHQVIAITHLPQIAGFADTHCVVTKKEQNGRASTSLRRLTLDEQVREVARLMSGAEVTEAGLAGARELMGLR from the coding sequence ATGCTTAAGTCGCTGCAGATCAGGAATTACGCCCTCATCGAGGAACTCAGCGTTCCCTTCTCCAGTGGTCTCGTGATCATCACCGGCGAGACCGGTGCAGGCAAATCCATCATTGTTGATGCCCTCGGACTCGTGCTCGGCGAACGCGCGAGCAGTGAAGCCGTGCGCACGGGGTGCGACAAAGCCATCGTGGAGGGCATCTTCGATGTGACGGGCAACGCGCGCGTCACGGAGCTCCTCCAGGCGAATGAACTCGATACCTCCGAGGAAATGATCGTCCGCCGCGAAGTATCCGCCAGAGGCCAGAGCCGCTGCTTCATCAATGATTCTCCGGTCACCCTTGCGCTCCTCAAGCAGGCGGGAGAGATGCTCGTCGACCTCCACGGGCAGCATGAGCATCAGTCCCTCCTGCGCGTCGATACGCATTGTGGCATGGTCGACGATTTTGGCGGGCTGGACGGGATGGTGCGGGAGTATCGTGAATCGTTCCACACGCTGAAAGCGGTCGCCGCCGAGGTCCAGGAATTGCGCGACCGGGAACAGCAACTCCGCGAGAAGCGCGACTTCTGCCTCTTCCAGGCGCAGGAGATCGATGCCGTCTCTCCGCAGGCCGGCGAAGAAGAACGCCTCGAGACCGACCTCCGCATCCTCGAGAACAGCGAGAAGCTGCACACGGCCACCGCCGACCTTCACACGGCGCTCTACGAAGGCGACCGGTCGGCGCACGATCTGCTCGTCATCGCCCGCAATCAACTGCACACCCTGTCCGCCATCGATCCGCAATTCGCGGATGCCGCACGGGAATGCGCTTCCGCCGCGGCGATCGTGAATGAACTCGCGAAGTTCATCCAGGGGTACAATGCCCGGGTCGAGTTCGCCCCGGACAGGCTCGAAGAACTGCGCGACCGGCTCGGCCGCATCGCGTTCCTCAAGAAGAAATATGGCGGATCGATCGAAGCCGTCATCGCCCACCGCGAAGCCATCGGACGTGACCTGGAGCTCGCCGACAACTTCGACGGGGTGCTCCAGAAGATGCAGAAGGACCTGGACGCGGCACGCGCCGAATGCGCCCTCCGGGCCGAGCGGCTTTCGGTGAAGCGGCATGAGGTCGGGAAGAAGATCGACAAAGCCATCGTGCAGGAACTCGCGAAGCTCGGCATCGCCCATGCACGCTTCACCACGCACGTCGATCAGGCGGCGATCGAGAATGGCCGTGGCGCCAGGGCCGTGCTGCCCGATGACGCCGTCCTGCGCGGGAAGACGCCCGTCCGCCTGAATGCCCGCGGCTATGATGATGTGGAGTTCTATATTTCCACGAATGCAGGCGAGGACGAGAAGCCGCTGACGAAGGTCGCCTCCGGCGGTGAGATCTCCCGGATCATGCTTGCGCTCAAGAGCATCCTCGCGCGCACGGACCGTTTGCCCGTGCTGATCTTCGATGAGATCGACGTCGGCGTCAGCGGCCGCATCGCGCAGGCGGTGGGGGCCAGCATGAAGAGCCTTGCAGGCTTCCATCAGGTCATCGCCATCACACACCTTCCGCAGATCGCGGGCTTTGCGGATACGCATTGTGTTGTCACCAAGAAAGAACAGAACGGACGCGCCTCCACGTCGCTCCGCCGCCTCACCCTCGATGAGCAGGTCCGCGAAGTCGCCCGGCTCATGAGCGGTGCCGAGGTGACGGAAGCCGGCCTCGCAGGTGCCCGTGAACTCATGGGGTTACGGTAA
- a CDS encoding NAD-dependent deacylase: MDIPDALRNALKTASMVTAFTGAGISAESGVPTFRSAGGLWKKMRPEELASMDGFLRNPALVWEWYAERKRIIADVQPNPGHRALAQMQDLFPRFEVVTQNIDNLHRRAGSRVVHELHGNIERNYCMECGRTYSNESVLAMEGVPSCTDCKGRIRPDVVWFGESLPEDEWEAGVHAAEYADIFFSIGTSAVVYPAASLPVMARRAGAVLVEVNPEPTPLTPDVDVFLQGAAGAVMPAVYECALRERKGKR, from the coding sequence ATGGACATTCCTGATGCATTGCGGAATGCGTTGAAGACCGCTTCGATGGTGACGGCATTCACCGGTGCCGGGATCTCGGCGGAGAGTGGCGTGCCGACATTTCGCAGTGCAGGCGGACTGTGGAAGAAGATGCGGCCGGAGGAACTCGCAAGCATGGATGGGTTTCTCCGCAATCCGGCCCTGGTGTGGGAGTGGTATGCGGAGCGCAAGCGTATCATTGCCGACGTTCAGCCGAACCCGGGACATCGGGCGCTCGCGCAGATGCAGGACCTCTTTCCGCGATTCGAGGTGGTGACGCAGAATATCGACAACCTTCACCGCAGGGCCGGCAGCCGTGTGGTGCATGAGTTGCATGGCAACATCGAGCGGAACTACTGCATGGAGTGCGGCCGCACCTACAGCAACGAATCGGTCCTTGCTATGGAAGGCGTGCCTTCGTGCACCGACTGCAAGGGGCGTATCCGCCCCGATGTCGTCTGGTTCGGCGAGAGCCTGCCCGAGGACGAATGGGAAGCGGGCGTGCACGCCGCGGAATATGCCGATATCTTCTTCTCCATCGGAACCTCCGCCGTGGTCTATCCTGCCGCATCGCTGCCTGTGATGGCGAGACGGGCGGGGGCAGTACTTGTCGAAGTGAATCCCGAGCCAACCCCCCTCACACCGGATGTCGACGTGTTTCTTCAGGGGGCTGCCGGCGCAGTGATGCCGGCAGTGTACGAATGCGCATTGCGTGAACGAAAGGGAAAACGATGA
- a CDS encoding cysteine--tRNA ligase has product MGLSVYNTLSRSLEEFHPLEEGTVRMYVCGPTVYGHSHLGHAKSYVSFDVIVRWLRVLGYRVLYVQNITDVGHLTDDADEGEDKLLRQSQKDRVHPMQVAEMYTRSYFEDMDRMHVLRPDIAPRATGHITEQITLVEKLIALKLAYHVNGSVYFDVNAFAEYGKLSHRATDELTAGARVDVNVEKRNPADFAVWKKAGPGHIMRWPSPWGEGFPGWHLECSAMSMKYLGESFDIHGGGLENQFPHHECEIAQSEGATGKPFVKYWLHNNMVTVDGRKMGKSLGNFITLKDAFARWSPAMVRFFILQSHYRSTLDFSAEAVVGAGKGLEKLHNTIRSIRDRIATAPETGDPSGIDLAPFEQAFRAAMNEDFNAPQAIGVLFDLSREVNTVLARPGTIGKHALLEIEAFYTRFAGDALGIMPDESGARGQEASLEPGLMDLLISLRADLRKEKLWALSDRIRDGLIATGVVLEDKKEGTSWKRAPRT; this is encoded by the coding sequence ATGGGCCTTTCCGTCTACAATACACTCTCACGCTCGCTGGAAGAATTTCACCCGCTGGAAGAAGGCACCGTCCGCATGTATGTGTGCGGCCCCACGGTCTATGGCCACTCCCATCTCGGACATGCGAAAAGCTATGTTTCGTTCGATGTGATCGTGCGATGGCTGCGCGTCCTGGGGTATCGCGTCCTGTACGTGCAGAACATCACGGATGTCGGCCATCTCACGGACGATGCGGACGAGGGCGAAGACAAGCTCCTCAGGCAGTCGCAGAAGGATCGTGTCCATCCCATGCAGGTGGCGGAGATGTATACGCGCAGCTACTTTGAGGATATGGACAGGATGCATGTGCTCCGTCCGGACATTGCGCCTCGTGCGACCGGGCACATCACCGAGCAGATCACGCTCGTCGAGAAGCTCATCGCGTTGAAGCTGGCCTATCATGTGAACGGCTCCGTGTATTTCGACGTGAACGCCTTTGCGGAGTATGGCAAGCTCTCGCACCGCGCCACGGACGAGCTCACGGCGGGAGCGCGTGTGGATGTGAATGTGGAGAAGCGGAACCCGGCGGACTTCGCCGTCTGGAAGAAGGCCGGTCCCGGCCACATCATGCGCTGGCCCAGCCCCTGGGGTGAAGGTTTCCCGGGCTGGCATCTGGAGTGCTCGGCAATGTCGATGAAGTACCTCGGCGAGAGCTTCGATATCCATGGGGGAGGCCTCGAGAACCAGTTCCCGCATCACGAATGTGAGATCGCGCAGAGCGAAGGGGCCACGGGCAAGCCGTTCGTGAAGTACTGGCTGCACAATAATATGGTCACGGTCGACGGCCGGAAGATGGGGAAGTCGCTGGGCAATTTCATCACCCTGAAGGATGCCTTCGCGCGATGGTCCCCTGCGATGGTGCGCTTCTTCATTCTCCAGAGCCACTACCGCAGCACCCTGGACTTCAGTGCGGAAGCTGTGGTCGGGGCAGGCAAGGGTCTCGAGAAGTTGCACAACACGATCCGTTCCATCCGCGACCGCATCGCCACCGCGCCCGAAACGGGCGACCCCTCGGGCATCGATCTCGCACCCTTCGAACAGGCATTCCGCGCGGCGATGAACGAAGACTTCAATGCGCCCCAGGCGATCGGCGTCCTCTTCGATCTGTCGCGCGAGGTGAACACGGTGCTGGCACGGCCGGGAACGATCGGGAAGCACGCCCTGCTGGAGATCGAAGCGTTCTACACCAGGTTCGCAGGCGATGCGCTTGGCATCATGCCTGACGAATCGGGTGCGCGCGGTCAGGAAGCGAGTCTCGAACCGGGGCTCATGGACCTGTTGATCTCCTTGCGTGCCGACCTCCGCAAGGAGAAGCTCTGGGCATTGTCGGACAGGATCCGTGACGGGCTCATAGCGACCGGGGTCGTGTTGGAGGACAAGAAGGAAGGGACTTCGTGGAAACGCGCACCGCGCACATGA
- a CDS encoding outer membrane protein transport protein, with protein MNQHRMSILQQWTAAVMLLVVSTGAMRAQYPEDALRLGMSGIGVGARAIAMGGAYTGVASDYSAIYWNPAGLAQMQYSEFSAGLSYLSMKNTSTFFGSSQGYTNSSTALNSLGLVHKVPTLRGNLVLGFGFHRQANFLSGLSFTGFNPNSSIIQTYARNGAQYPSDISGNIAYQLYLADIDTVSGTFVSPITSRVTQLASVLEAGGLNNWSVSGALDVAKEVSLGLTLTYVSGTYRYDRTYDEQDRANVYQSFPFDFDRYTLEEYVDGDISGFNAKFGLMYRVPDRFRVGLTVKTPTAFTVKENFGSYARAYYDNGDIKPNDRPFEDLASGDYGVRTPWVFSAGASVMFGDLVLSGDVEYTDWTQMEFKDASNDVMAQNRDFKTLFRPTADLRAGAEYQFPGGLRLRGGFMMNRSPYEGDPSSFDQKYLTGGLGIPLGGSTMLDLTYARGWWDTFRTNYNSTSRVNESITTNTILATFSHRF; from the coding sequence ATGAACCAGCATCGGATGAGCATACTTCAACAGTGGACAGCAGCGGTGATGCTGCTGGTGGTTTCGACAGGTGCAATGAGGGCACAATACCCTGAAGATGCATTGCGCCTGGGAATGTCCGGCATCGGCGTTGGCGCACGTGCGATCGCCATGGGAGGGGCCTACACGGGCGTTGCCAGTGATTACAGCGCGATCTATTGGAATCCTGCCGGCCTTGCGCAGATGCAGTACAGTGAGTTCTCTGCTGGCCTCTCCTATCTCAGTATGAAGAACACCAGCACCTTCTTCGGCAGCTCGCAGGGCTATACCAATTCCAGCACCGCACTGAACAGCCTCGGCCTTGTGCACAAAGTGCCGACGCTCCGTGGCAATCTGGTGCTCGGATTCGGGTTCCACCGGCAGGCGAATTTCCTGTCGGGACTGTCGTTCACCGGCTTCAATCCGAACAGCAGTATCATTCAAACGTATGCGCGGAATGGCGCCCAGTACCCATCCGATATCTCCGGCAACATCGCGTATCAATTGTATCTGGCGGACATCGACACGGTGAGCGGTACGTTCGTCAGCCCGATCACGAGCAGGGTCACACAGCTCGCCAGTGTGCTCGAAGCCGGCGGCTTGAACAACTGGTCTGTCAGTGGCGCTCTGGATGTCGCGAAAGAAGTTTCTCTCGGCCTGACCCTCACCTACGTGTCCGGAACGTACCGCTACGATCGCACGTATGACGAGCAGGACCGTGCCAACGTGTATCAGTCGTTCCCGTTTGATTTCGACAGGTATACGCTCGAAGAGTATGTTGATGGTGATATCTCCGGGTTCAATGCCAAGTTCGGCCTCATGTACAGGGTTCCGGACCGGTTCCGGGTGGGCCTGACGGTGAAGACCCCGACGGCCTTCACTGTGAAGGAGAATTTCGGTTCCTATGCCCGTGCATACTACGACAATGGCGACATCAAGCCGAACGACAGGCCGTTCGAAGACCTGGCTTCCGGCGACTACGGTGTCCGTACGCCCTGGGTCTTCAGTGCGGGTGCATCGGTCATGTTCGGCGACCTGGTCCTCTCCGGCGATGTGGAATACACGGATTGGACGCAGATGGAGTTCAAGGATGCCAGCAATGATGTGATGGCCCAGAACAGGGATTTCAAGACCCTGTTCCGTCCTACGGCCGACCTCCGGGCAGGTGCGGAGTATCAGTTCCCGGGCGGGTTGCGTCTCCGTGGCGGGTTCATGATGAACCGTTCGCCGTATGAGGGCGATCCGAGCTCATTCGACCAGAAGTATCTCACCGGCGGTCTCGGTATCCCGCTCGGCGGATCCACGATGCTGGATCTCACCTACGCCCGGGGCTGGTGGGACACGTTCAGGACGAATTACAACAGCACGTCGCGGGTGAACGAAAGCATCACCACCAACACCATCCTGGCGACCTTCTCGCACCGGTTCTAG
- a CDS encoding KH domain-containing protein — translation MQELLEFIARRLVERPESVVVHCVPGETKIVFRLEVAEEDIGKVIGRNGRTAQSLRVLLAAVAAREGKRAILEISN, via the coding sequence ATGCAGGAGTTACTCGAATTCATCGCCAGACGGCTCGTGGAACGTCCGGAGAGCGTCGTGGTCCATTGTGTGCCCGGTGAAACGAAGATCGTCTTCCGGCTCGAAGTGGCCGAGGAAGACATCGGCAAGGTGATCGGGCGCAACGGGCGGACCGCACAGTCGCTCCGGGTCCTTCTCGCAGCGGTCGCGGCGCGCGAAGGCAAACGGGCGATCCTGGAAATATCGAATTGA
- the rimM gene encoding 16S rRNA processing protein RimM, with protein MSVGVEGLIAIGRIVKAFGVRGDLIVRPMTDEPERFSATRRVFLGRQADVLAGTGTVVEETTIEESQIDGRGVRLHLASVPDRTAAEKSVGLLVLIPKEERLSLEDGRYYVDDLIGLTVQSVSGERFGTLADVMRLPGHDVYVVRDNGTEFMIPAVKEFIKVVDLAARTVTVELIEGMRG; from the coding sequence TTGAGTGTTGGTGTTGAAGGATTGATCGCCATCGGCCGCATCGTGAAGGCCTTTGGCGTGCGCGGTGATCTGATCGTCCGCCCGATGACGGATGAACCGGAACGCTTCTCCGCAACACGCCGGGTGTTCCTTGGAAGACAGGCCGATGTCCTCGCGGGTACAGGGACCGTGGTGGAAGAGACCACGATCGAGGAATCCCAGATCGACGGCCGCGGTGTACGGCTGCACCTGGCCTCCGTCCCCGACCGCACCGCCGCAGAGAAGAGTGTGGGGCTCCTCGTCCTGATCCCGAAGGAGGAGCGCCTTTCTCTCGAGGACGGGCGGTACTATGTGGACGACCTGATCGGGCTGACCGTGCAGAGTGTGTCCGGCGAACGGTTCGGTACCCTCGCCGATGTGATGAGGCTGCCGGGGCACGATGTGTATGTGGTCCGCGACAACGGGACCGAATTCATGATCCCCGCCGTCAAAGAGTTCATCAAAGTCGTGGACCTTGCGGCGCGGACGGTGACGGTGGAGTTGATCGAAGGGATGCGCGGGTGA
- the rplS gene encoding 50S ribosomal protein L19, giving the protein MIMEKIKLVEATQLKSGIPAFNSGDTLNVHVRVIEGDKERIQQFQGVVIARHGAGMNATFTIRKVSDGVGVERIFPVHSPRLAKIEKVKEGSVRRAKLYYLRKLAAKAIRQKTNA; this is encoded by the coding sequence ATGATCATGGAGAAGATCAAGCTGGTTGAAGCAACACAGTTGAAGAGCGGCATCCCCGCATTCAACTCGGGCGACACGTTGAACGTGCACGTCCGCGTCATCGAAGGCGACAAGGAGCGCATCCAGCAGTTCCAGGGTGTCGTGATCGCCCGCCACGGTGCCGGGATGAACGCCACGTTCACCATCCGCAAGGTCTCCGACGGCGTCGGTGTGGAGCGCATCTTCCCGGTGCATTCCCCGCGCCTCGCGAAGATCGAGAAGGTCAAGGAAGGCTCCGTCCGCCGCGCAAAGCTCTACTACCTGCGGAAGCTGGCAGCCAAGGCCATCCGCCAGAAGACCAACGCATAA